From a single Arthrobacter sp. SLBN-112 genomic region:
- a CDS encoding HNH endonuclease signature motif containing protein — translation MGKAAVARAFEDIKAALAVLDAEVDGAGSEAFSEADPLAGLADGCLDILAGSREVEAGIAGLKVKAAVRYAETAHALAPPDTPVVAQEMAVAAEIGCVLALGPRAAVSFLATSHALTVGLPRTLEALRAGSLSWQHAVAMADETAALDPAGAAALEAHFLDPNAPDAMRGCPVGEMPAHRFKAKARLWRERHHAESIEKRHARSVLDRRVEFRPDRDGMAWLSACLPADQAVAGWNRLTAIARGMQGPHESRTMPQLRADNFAEAILGSSNSTGSGTGPAGVPSPIRAQVLVTVPVFSLLSLTDEPAVLDGYGPIPPSMARRLVADGADSFHRVLVDPRDGAPLEIGRTSYRITKAMRAWLRMREGKCPFPGCSNNSLDNDADHILAWHKGGTTGISNLGQPCPKHHRLRHTTGWKPTPASKNEPPGWTSPTGRHYKSEHQDWEPPHWPPGFLPGQRSLLEEALLQHLAS, via the coding sequence ATGGGGAAAGCGGCGGTGGCAAGGGCGTTCGAGGACATCAAGGCCGCCCTCGCTGTGCTTGACGCGGAAGTTGATGGGGCGGGTTCAGAGGCGTTTTCGGAGGCTGATCCGTTGGCGGGGTTGGCGGATGGTTGCCTTGATATTTTGGCTGGGTCCCGGGAGGTGGAGGCGGGGATCGCGGGGCTAAAGGTGAAGGCTGCGGTGCGGTACGCGGAGACTGCCCATGCTCTTGCGCCGCCGGATACCCCGGTGGTGGCGCAGGAGATGGCGGTCGCGGCGGAGATAGGGTGCGTGCTGGCGTTGGGTCCGCGGGCTGCGGTGTCGTTCCTTGCCACGTCCCATGCCCTGACCGTCGGTTTGCCGCGGACCTTGGAGGCTTTGCGGGCCGGGAGCCTGTCGTGGCAGCACGCCGTGGCCATGGCCGACGAAACCGCTGCCCTTGATCCTGCGGGCGCCGCGGCGTTGGAGGCCCATTTCCTGGACCCCAACGCACCTGACGCCATGCGGGGGTGCCCGGTGGGGGAGATGCCGGCGCACCGGTTCAAGGCCAAGGCCCGGCTCTGGCGGGAACGCCACCACGCGGAGTCGATCGAGAAGCGGCACGCCAGATCGGTACTGGACCGACGGGTAGAGTTTCGGCCGGACCGGGACGGGATGGCCTGGCTCTCGGCGTGCCTCCCGGCGGACCAAGCTGTGGCTGGCTGGAACCGGCTCACCGCTATTGCCCGTGGGATGCAGGGCCCGCACGAGTCCCGCACCATGCCCCAGCTGCGGGCTGACAATTTCGCCGAAGCGATCCTTGGCAGCAGCAACAGCACCGGCAGTGGTACCGGCCCCGCGGGGGTCCCGTCGCCGATCAGGGCCCAGGTGCTGGTGACGGTCCCGGTGTTTTCCCTGCTGAGTTTGACGGATGAGCCGGCGGTGCTGGACGGGTACGGGCCGATCCCGCCGTCGATGGCACGGCGCCTCGTTGCGGACGGGGCAGATTCGTTTCACCGCGTGTTGGTGGATCCGCGGGACGGGGCGCCGCTGGAGATCGGCAGGACCAGCTACCGAATCACGAAAGCGATGCGGGCCTGGCTGAGGATGCGGGAAGGCAAGTGTCCGTTCCCCGGTTGCAGCAACAACTCCTTGGACAACGACGCCGACCACATCCTCGCCTGGCACAAAGGCGGCACAACGGGGATCAGCAATTTGGGACAGCCCTGCCCCAAGCACCACAGGCTCCGGCACACCACAGGCTGGAAACCCACCCCGGCCAGCAAGAACGAACCACCCGGCTGGACCTCACCCACCGGCCGGCACTACAAAAGCGAACACCAGGACTGGGAACCACCACACTGGCCTCCCGGGTTCCTGCCCGGCCAACGAAGCCTCCTCGAGGAAGCACTCCTCCAGCATCTCGCCTCATAA
- a CDS encoding GlsB/YeaQ/YmgE family stress response membrane protein: protein MIGFIVAGLVIGALARLIKPGKQNLSIVATLLLGLAGSVIGGVIASLLGTGNIFELNFLGFIVAVIAAVLLIGVAEGISGRRSVRR from the coding sequence ATGATTGGTTTCATCGTTGCAGGCCTCGTCATTGGTGCCCTTGCCCGGCTCATCAAGCCAGGCAAGCAAAATCTGAGCATCGTCGCCACGCTTTTGCTGGGCCTGGCCGGGTCCGTTATCGGTGGTGTTATCGCCAGCCTCTTGGGAACCGGCAACATCTTCGAACTGAACTTCCTTGGATTCATCGTTGCCGTCATCGCAGCAGTTCTTCTCATCGGGGTCGCGGAAGGAATCTCTGGTCGCAGGAGTGTCCGCCGGTAG